In Nymphaea colorata isolate Beijing-Zhang1983 chromosome 3, ASM883128v2, whole genome shotgun sequence, a genomic segment contains:
- the LOC116250903 gene encoding uncharacterized protein LOC116250903 isoform X1 codes for MANQFDRWQKDAFFSAAEEVQESADSMESAYRIWERERKEGFAVDDSDELRKELHTALGTTKWQLEEFERAVKGCHQGRSAENMIARHKQFVAAIESQVSRIEKALRDSIAEEGKQPFRWVQLDKQEKDDLAAFLSGSPQNLRGVRHESIASTRSSTKEALKENQYPILVAKEHTKSIFDAQGIPLCQNGLKEGAGTATSQDANVPKLANKEILRTADGVHSPDEKVDKPLKTWNSSDVGDWKIIIADEDAENNALDARPQPQGTLQLCGLLRNIEARTGIHLFRSSFRKWKVDCQQDKIGISSYLDLQVSQRLRQGMSVLKERSRSCLNRCREDVKTSNSKQFLGRVEGYRRQLKSVQYYVQSNPSLKFTLMVLLSILFVASIVLCVS; via the exons ATGGCCAACCAGTTTGATCGGTGGCAGAAGGACGCCTTCTTCTCTGCAGCAGAGGAGGTGCAGGAATCGGCCGATTC AATGGAGTCCGCATATAGAATTTGGGAACGGGAGAGGAAGGAAGGTTTCGCGGTGGATGATTCGGATGAATTGAGGAAGGAGCTTCATACTGCCCTTGGTACAACCAAATGGCAG TTGGAGGAGTTTGAGAGGGCTGTAAAAGGATGCCATCAAGGTCGTTCTGCAGAAAATATGATTGCCAGGCATAAACAGTTTGTTGCAGCGATAGAAAGTCAGGTGTCTCGCATCGAGAAGGCACTAAGGGATTCTATTGCTGAGGAAGGAAAGCAACCTTTTCGGTGGGTGCAGCTTGATAAACAGGAAAAAGATGATCTAGCAGCATTTCTTTCTGGATCCCCTCAAAACTTGCGTGGTGTAAGACATGAAAGTATTGCTTCAACAAGGAGTTCAACAAAAGAAGctttgaaagaaaatcaataCCCAATCCTTGTTGCCAAGGAACATACCAAGAGTATCTTTGACGCTCAAGGAATTCCCCTTTGCCAAAATGGTCTTAAGGAGGGTGCAGGCACAGCCACTAGCCAGGATGCTAATGTTCCTAAATTAGCgaacaaagaaattttaagaactGCCGATGGGGTTCATTCTCCTGATGAAAAGGTGGACAAACCTCTGAAAACTTGGAATTCATCCGATGTTGGCGATTGGAAAATTATAATTGCTGATGAAGATGCTGAGAATAACGCATTGGATGCGCGGCCACAGCCACAGGGAACACTTCAGCTTTGTGGTTTACTTAGAAATATCGAAGCCAGAACAGGAATACATTTATTCAGAAGTAGCTTCAGAAAATGGAAGGTTGATTGTCAACAAGACAAGATTGGAATATCTAGTTACCTTGACCTGCAAGTATCTCAGCGACTGAGGCAG GGAATGAGCGTGCTTAAAGAGAGGAGCAGGAGCTGTCTCAATAGATGCAGGGAAGATGTGAAAACTTCTAATTCTAAGCAATTTCTTGGGCGTGTGGAAGGATACAGGCGGCAGTTGAAAAGTGTACAATATTATGTTCAATCCAACCCCTCTCTTAAATTCACTTTGATGGTTCTGCTATCTATTTTGTTTGTTG CCTCAATTGTGCTTTGCGTAAGCTGA
- the LOC116250903 gene encoding uncharacterized protein LOC116250903 isoform X2: MANQFDRWQKDAFFSAAEEVQESADSMESAYRIWERERKEGFAVDDSDELRKELHTALGTTKWQLEEFERAVKGCHQGRSAENMIARHKQFVAAIESQVSRIEKALRDSIAEEGKQPFRWVQLDKQEKDDLAAFLSGSPQNLRGVRHESIASTRSSTKEALKENQYPILVAKEHTKSIFDAQGIPLCQNGLKEGAGTATSQDANVPKLANKEILRTADGVHSPDEKVDKPLKTWNSSDVGDWKIIIADEDAENNALDARPQPQGTLQLCGLLRNIEARTGIHLFRSSFRKWKVDCQQDKIGISSYLDLQVSQRLRQGMSVLKERSRSCLNRCREDVKTSNSKQFLGRVEGYRRQLKSVQYYVQSNPSLKFTLMVLLSILFVVCFRLGD; this comes from the exons ATGGCCAACCAGTTTGATCGGTGGCAGAAGGACGCCTTCTTCTCTGCAGCAGAGGAGGTGCAGGAATCGGCCGATTC AATGGAGTCCGCATATAGAATTTGGGAACGGGAGAGGAAGGAAGGTTTCGCGGTGGATGATTCGGATGAATTGAGGAAGGAGCTTCATACTGCCCTTGGTACAACCAAATGGCAG TTGGAGGAGTTTGAGAGGGCTGTAAAAGGATGCCATCAAGGTCGTTCTGCAGAAAATATGATTGCCAGGCATAAACAGTTTGTTGCAGCGATAGAAAGTCAGGTGTCTCGCATCGAGAAGGCACTAAGGGATTCTATTGCTGAGGAAGGAAAGCAACCTTTTCGGTGGGTGCAGCTTGATAAACAGGAAAAAGATGATCTAGCAGCATTTCTTTCTGGATCCCCTCAAAACTTGCGTGGTGTAAGACATGAAAGTATTGCTTCAACAAGGAGTTCAACAAAAGAAGctttgaaagaaaatcaataCCCAATCCTTGTTGCCAAGGAACATACCAAGAGTATCTTTGACGCTCAAGGAATTCCCCTTTGCCAAAATGGTCTTAAGGAGGGTGCAGGCACAGCCACTAGCCAGGATGCTAATGTTCCTAAATTAGCgaacaaagaaattttaagaactGCCGATGGGGTTCATTCTCCTGATGAAAAGGTGGACAAACCTCTGAAAACTTGGAATTCATCCGATGTTGGCGATTGGAAAATTATAATTGCTGATGAAGATGCTGAGAATAACGCATTGGATGCGCGGCCACAGCCACAGGGAACACTTCAGCTTTGTGGTTTACTTAGAAATATCGAAGCCAGAACAGGAATACATTTATTCAGAAGTAGCTTCAGAAAATGGAAGGTTGATTGTCAACAAGACAAGATTGGAATATCTAGTTACCTTGACCTGCAAGTATCTCAGCGACTGAGGCAG GGAATGAGCGTGCTTAAAGAGAGGAGCAGGAGCTGTCTCAATAGATGCAGGGAAGATGTGAAAACTTCTAATTCTAAGCAATTTCTTGGGCGTGTGGAAGGATACAGGCGGCAGTTGAAAAGTGTACAATATTATGTTCAATCCAACCCCTCTCTTAAATTCACTTTGATGGTTCTGCTATCTATTTTGTTTGTTG TGTGCTTCCGACTGGGAGATTGA
- the LOC116251284 gene encoding beta-1,3-galactosyltransferase pvg3: MERGAIPKVAVFLTAFLLVCLTCVIVSLNEMQLQRIMTASHFSFATQISINASAAAADGSSPAPSPPPPAFRLLIGILTLPDHYQRRNIIRLVYGSQKPKISQIDVKFVFCNLTKEEQRVLVALEIMRFDDIIILNCQENMNSGKTFTFFSSLPGMLGSPAGSRPPPYDYIMKADDDIFFRLNRLEESLVDKPREDMYYGFVIPCDSMDPFDKYMSGMGYILSWDLVEFVTNSSFARNHTAGPEDMMTGEWLSAGRVAKHRYNNKPAMYDYPIPVPIDSCSHDFIPDTIAVHRLKDHAKWVRTLKYFNFTNNLKPSKLYHIP; the protein is encoded by the coding sequence ATGGAGAGAGGCGCCATACCCAAAGTGGCCGTCTTCCTCACCGCCTTCCTGCTCGTCTGTCTGACCTGCGTCATCGTCTCCCTGAACGAGATGCAGCTCCAGCGAATCATGACCGCCAGCCATTTCTCCTTCGCCACCCAGATCTCCATCAACGCCAGCGCAGCCGCCGCCGACGGCTCCTCCCCAGCACCATCTCCGCCACCCCCTGCCTTCCGTCTCCTGATCGGAATCCTCACCCTCCCCGACCACTACCAACGCCGCAACATCATCCGCCTCGTCTACGGCTCCCAGAAACCGAAGATCTCCCAAATCGACGTCAAGTTCGTTTTCTGCAACCTCACCAAGGAAGAGCAGAGGGTGCTGGTGGCGCTGGAGATCATGCGCTTCGATGACATCATCATCCTCAACTGCCAGGAGAACATGAACAGCGGCAAGACCTTCACCTTCTTCTCGAGTCTGCCGGGCATGCTCGGATCCCCCGCCGGGTCGAGGCCGCCGCCCTACGACTACATCATGAAGGCCGACGACGACATATTTTTCCGGCTGAACCGGCTGGAGGAATCCCTCGTGGACAAGCCCCGGGAAGACATGTACTACGGATTTGTCATACCCTGCGACAGTATGGACCCTTTCGATAAGTACATGTCCGGCATGGGATACATCTTGTCGTGGGACCTGGTGGAGTTCGTCACCAACTCCAGCTTCGCCCGGAACCACACCGCCGGACCGGAAGACATGATGACCGGAGAATGGCTGAGTGCCGGCCGCGTCGCCAAGCACCGGTACAACAACAAGCCGGCGATGTACGACTACCCGATCCCGGTGCCGATAGACTCGTGCTCGCACGATTTCATCCCGGACACCATCGCCGTTCACCGGCTCAAGGACCACGCCAAATGGGTCCGCACCCTCAAATACTTCAACTTCACCAACAACCTCAAGCCATCGAAGCTTTACCACATTCCATGA
- the LOC116250331 gene encoding beta-1,3-galactosyltransferase pvg3-like gives MEKQRKKIFAGRVAAGVFVLIVIVVILSFSSMSQLEHQALLNAGLAVIGKFSAQASPPTAHPSNRTKPPPAFRLLIGILSVPQKYERRNLLRLVYGLQTPKIARIDVKFVFCNLTNEEHRAFIALEIKRYDDIIILNCTENMNSGKTYTYFSSLPDLFGSPPGTRPPPYDYVMKVDDDTFVRLAGLEETLKDAAREDLYYGFLAPCDNVDTLKPGYMSGMGYVLSWDLGEWIRSSSYAQNHKVGHEDLLVGDWFRAGKVAKNRYNNKPSMYDFPGAMGPEHTCSHDFIPGTVAVHRVKSNRDWMLVLSYFNYTKDVKPSSLYHIP, from the coding sequence ATGGAGAAGCAAAGGAAGAAGATATTTGCAGGGCGGGTTGCCGCTGGAGTCTTCGTCCTCATTGTCATAGTGGTGATCCTGTCTTTCAGTTCCATGAGCCAGCTGGAACACCAGGCTTTACTGAACGCGGGCCTTGCCGTCATCGGCAAGTTCTCCGCTCAAGCCTCCCCACCGACGGCGCACCCCTCCAACAGAACCAAACCGCCACCTGCCTTCCGCCTTCTCATCGGAATCCTTTCCGTGCCCCAGAAGTACGAGCGTCGAAACCTCCTCCGCCTCGTCTACGGCCTCCAGACGCCAAAGATCGCCCGCATCGACGTCAAGTTCGTCTTCTGCAACCTCACGAACGAGGAGCACCGCGCGTTCATCGCGCTCGAGATCAAGCGCTACGACGACATCATCATCCTCAACTGCACGGAGAACATGAACAGCGGCAAGACCTACACCTACTTCTCGAGCCTGCCGGACCTTTTCGGATCACCGCCGGGCACCCGTCCGCCACCTTACGACTACGTGATGAAGGTGGACGACGATACCTTTGTCCGGCTGGCCGGCCTGGAGGAGACCCTAAAAGATGCGGCTAGAGAAGATCTGTACTACGGCTTCCTGGCTCCCTGCGATAACGTGGACACCTTGAAGCCCGGCTACATGTCAGGCATGGGCTATGTACTGTCATGGGACCTGGGGGAGTGGATCAGGAGCTCCAGCTACGCCCAGAACCACAAGGTTGGTCATGAGGACCTGCTGGTAGGCGACTGGTTCAGAGCTGGTAAGGTGGCCAAGAACAGATACAACAACAAGCCTTCTATGTATGACTTCCCCGGCGCTATGGGCCCAGAGCATACCTGCTCCCATGACTTCATTCCCGGCACCGTCGCCGTCCACCGGGTGAAGAGCAACCGGGACTGGATGCTGGTGCTCTCCTACTTCAACTACACCAAGGACGTCAAACCATCTTCACTTTACCATATCCCTTAA
- the LOC116250332 gene encoding beta-1,3-galactosyltransferase pvg3-like has translation MEKPGKKIAVGRAAAGLSVFIVIVVVLSFSSMNQLEHRALLNAGLAVIDRFTSRTSRTAPSSNCSAPLPAFRLLIGILTLPQKYERRNLLRLVYGLQTPKIAQIDVKFVICNLTNEEHLAFIALEIKRYEDIIILNCTENMDGGKTYTYFSSLPHLFGPTPGTRSPPYDYVMKADDDTFVRLAGLEESLKDAAREDMYYGFLAPCDNMDAFTANYMAGMAYVLSWDLAKWIRSSNYAKSHQVGPEDLLVGDWFRAGKVAKNRYNNKPTMYDFPGAVGPDHTCSHDFIPGTVAVHRVKRNRDWLLVLSYFNYTKDIKPSSFYHIP, from the coding sequence ATGGAGAAGCCAGGGAAGAAGATTGCTGTAGGGCGGGCTGCCGCGGGACTCTCCGTCTTCATCGTCATTGTTGTCGTCCTGTCCTTTAGTTCCATGAACCAGCTGGAACACCGGGCTCTACTGAACGCTGGCCTTGCCGTCATCGACAGATTCACCTCTCGAACCTCACGGACGGCACCCTCATCCAACTGCTCCGCACCGCTCCCCGCCTTCCGCCTTCTGATCGGCATCCTCACCCTGCCGCAGAAGTACGAGCGTCGAAACCTCCTCCGCCTCGTCTACGGCCTCCAGACGCCAAAGATCGCCCAGATCGACGTCAAGTTCGTCATCTGCAACCTCACGAACGAGGAGCACCTCGCGTTCATCGCGCTCGAGATCAAGCGCTACGAGGACATCATCATCCTCAACTGCACGGAGAACATGGACGGCGGCAAGACCTACACCTACTTCTCGAGCCTGCCGCACCTTTTCGGCCCTACGCCGGGCACCCGTTCGCCGCCTTACGACTACGTGATGAAGGCGGACGACGATACATTCGTCCGGCTGGCCGGCCTGGAGGAATCGCTGAAAGATGCGGCTAGAGAAGACATGTACTACGGCTTCCTGGCTCCCTGCGACAACATGGACGCCTTCACTGCCAACTACATGGCAGGGATGGCCTACGTGCTGTCGTGGGACCTGGCCAAGTGGATCAGGAGCTCGAACTACGCCAAGAGCCACCAGGTAGGTCCAGAGGACTTGCTGGTGGGCGACTGGTTCCGAGCTGGTAAGGTGGCGAAGAACCGGTACAACAATAAGCCTACTATGTACGACTTCCCCGGTGCTGTTGGCCCAGACCACACCTGCTCCCATGACTTCATTCCCGGCACCGTCGCCGTCCACCGGGTGAAGCGCAATCGGGACTGGCTGCTTGTGCTCTCCTACTTCAACTACACCAAGGACATCAAGCCATCCTCTTTTTACCATATTCCCTAG
- the LOC116250333 gene encoding uncharacterized protein LOC116250333, which translates to MEVHPRRRHGIIRVLLIICSFFFVVVGVVLINQAHIQEIMKEGDGAFSRSTAANNSSDFHFSNATITHQTDPTPTIPAPSFRLLIGVFTDPRNYLHRNFLRLVYGTQRPEISVIDVKFVFCNLTDEEQQVFVAVEIMRFDDIIILNCNEKEDGGKTYSYLSSMPNMFDSPPGSRPTPYDYVMKVNDDTFVHIGGLEVSMKSMAREDMYCGFQSACQKMDQARSPSMAYVLSWDLTKLVGGSSYAKAHQVGLQQLFAGDDGQREGRRAAKNRYSGKAYMYDSHGTHACGHELNPNTIAIYGLKDERKWIQALTYFNMTSNLKPSKFYHIP; encoded by the coding sequence ATGGAGGTCCACCCCAGAAGAAGACACGGGATCATCCGTGTTCTTCTCATCATCTGCTCCTTCTTCTTCGTTGTCGTTGGCGTCGTCCTCATAAACCAGGCCCACATCCAGGAGATCATGAAAGAAGGCGATGGTGCTTTCTCCCGTTCAACTGCTGCTAACAACTCCTCGGACTTCCACTTCAGCAATGCCACCATCACCCACCAAACAGACCCAACACCAACAATACCAGCTCCCTCCTTCCGTCTCCTAATCGGGGTCTTTACCGACCCCCGCAATTACCTTCACCGCAACTTCCTGCGCCTCGTCTACGGCACACAGAGGCCGGAGATTTCCGTGATCGACGTAAAATTCGTCTTCTGCAACCTCACCGACGAAGAACAGCAGGTTTTCGTAGCAGTCGAGATCATGCGCTTCGATGACATCATCATCCTCAACTGCAACGAAAAGGAAGACGGTGGGAAGACCTACAGTTATTTATCAAGCATGCCGAATATGTTCGACTCCCCACCGGGGTCTCGGCCGACGCCATACGACTACGTCATGAAGGTAAACGACGATACTTTTGTCCACATAGGTGGGCTGGAGGTGTCGATGAAGAGCATGGCCCGGGAAGACATGTACTGCGGGTTCCAGTCGGCCTGCCAAAAGATGGACCAGGCTCGGTCTCCCAGCATGGCCTATGTTCTATCATGGGACCTGACCAAGCTCGTCGGTGGCTCCAGCTATGCGAAGGCTCACCAGGTGGGTCTGCAACAGTTGTTCGCCGGAGATGATGGGCAGAGAGAAGGCCGGCGTGCTGCCAAAAACAGGTACAGTGGCAAGGCTTACATGTATGACTCTCATGGAACTCACGCTTGTGGACACGAACTCAATCCCAACACCATagccatctatgggctaaaggaTGAGAGGAAGTGGATTCAGGCGCTCACTTACTTCAACATGACCAGCAATCTCAAGCCTTCCAAGTTTTATCACATCCCCTAG